CTtcaaaacagattaaaataacATAACTGTAATCAAAATATACTAATAAAAACTGGAATAAAGTTACGTTTATGGTCCTTAGGGTCTTTGGGGTGaatcttgtctgtctgtctgtgtgattACTGTCAcaatttgcagatgacattgctATGGGAGTatgaaaaaaactgtttaacTACCTACTTTTggattttttatgttttttccatgCAACTGGTTGTGACCATGTGACTGAATTACTCAAAACATAAAGCCTGAGAATGAAGGCACCACTAAATGAGTGAGTTATTAATTTCTATGtatgtaattatattataataagtTATACCTGACATTTTGGGTACGTTTACAAAAAATCCATAAAATAAGCAAGGCACCATTATGGGACACAGTTAATAGCAAGCATGGTCATGAAACTGTAGAGTGCATCTTAAAGCAGGTACATTTTATCCCCCATATCACTGATGTTTTAAATTAAACCCGTCTAAATACAAAACTTTAGAACCTAAAGGGATACACAAAGACATAAAAACAGCAGAGCAGttagacagtgtttttcaagcTAGATTTGGTGCTCACTtacttaatttctgtatttCCTTTACTATTTCATCACTGAGGGTTGTCCGAAGCTGTGAAAATGATCTCCTCAGAATTTCCTCACTGGAATGAGTGTTGAGTCTGATGTCCGCCCAGTTGTTGGTGTGTGGAGGGGTACACAGTGATGGGTAAATCTGCAGTCcagcaggagagaggagaaatccCTCAGCATGGGCAGTGTTATGTGATGTTATGTCTTGTTATTGAATACACAGAGAGACACTGACCTGAAATTTTTGGagattattttttacatttgagaGTTGGTCCAACTCCATATCTTTAATCTGCAACTCAGTGATTTCCTGCTCCAGCTCTTTAATGAGGTCTTCAGCCTGCCTCTCTGCtgctttctgcttctcctccatCACATCAAGCAGCTCagcctggcttctctcaatggaACGGATCAGAGCAGTGAAGAGTTCAGCAGCACTTGCAGTTTTATCATCTGTGCTTTTCTAGTGGAAGAAGTGCGGTCATGCTGTTATCATCTCTAGCAGCTGCTCTGTTAGCATAATCATAAACTGGGCATCAAAAAGCAACGATGAAGAAATATTTTGAGACTCACTTTGCTGAGCTCCACTGAATGTTTGATCTTGTCTGTCTTCTCCAATCTGTCTTGAATCATTTTCTGCACTAATGTCTGGATTTTTTCCCTCTGAGCCTATGGACAGAAATTTTATGACCATTTACATGAAATCTTTTTACTTGACCAAATTTGCAGAATTGAAGATGACTTTCCTTTTACTTAAAAGTAGCTAAGATGGGCAGAGAACTTTAATATAatgaatcacattttttttatgtgaataCATAATTTTTACTCCTTAGACAGTTGATCAATCACATGATAAACTAACAATAAAATTAACTGAAAAGATTTACATACAGTTGACTAACAAACTCTTCACAAACTTGCTGTTTTCTGGCTGGGTGCAAGTAAGCTATGCTATGACTAAGCTAGTAATTTTAGCTGTCAGACGATTAGCCTTTCTGTCACTTTAAGACTTCAGACTGACTGCCCCTTCAGTTCATTTGACTCACCTGTTACCCAACATGGGGTATAATATTGTAAAGTACAGTAATATTGTCTTTAGATTACAAAATTTTATCAGCCGAACTATGCCAAAATAAGTGAAATCCATCAATAACCATGTggaatataacaataataaccaaGCGAAATATGGCAATAGCTGAAATTGTACATCATATGAATCGTCTCTGgttaaatatgccagtggcttaGTGAAAAATGCCAGTAGCGCAGTCAAATTAAAGACCACATGAATTTTGGCTAAATATGGTAGTGCTTGTGTGCAATatggcagtaactgagttacaTCTGCAgcggctgagtgaaatgtgtcaGTAGGTTAACTGAGTTAAAGTGGAATAACCATCAGTAAACTGTACAGGCACTTAAACACATCAGCTAGGAAAATGTGAATATCCAGATCACAACTGCGCTATGGATGAATCCACGCTGTCAAAAGGCTAAATTTATCATTATATAGTTGTTTGGCATTTTACAGTGTGTGACTGGTGGGATTAAATAGATCAAAACATCATTTTAGTCATTACCTCCAACTCACCACTCGCCTCCTCTATGGGAACAGTGTTGTGAGTCTTGTGATCTCCTTCAGtgcaaaacagacacacacatgtcTGATCATCTCTACAGAACAGCTCCAGGGGTCTCTCATGCTTCTTGCATATGTAGTCCTGCAGGTTCTCCACTGGGTCAGTAAGTTTGTGTTTCTGGAGAATTTGAATGTTCTTATGTGGCTCTAGGTGACTCCCACAGTATGACGCTCCACAGTTAAGACAAGACTTCACAGCCTTCTTTTTGACACCAGTACAAGCATCACACAGGACTTTGGTTAGTTTGGAGGTACTGTCCTCTGCAGAGCTGCTGGCATTGAGCTCAGCTGATTTTCTAAACTGAGCAgctgtttcagagatgaaagtGTTGACCGAGAGATCTGGCCTGT
This window of the Pygocentrus nattereri isolate fPygNat1 chromosome 2, fPygNat1.pri, whole genome shotgun sequence genome carries:
- the LOC108440035 gene encoding E3 ubiquitin-protein ligase TRIM39-like, which encodes MACSSGVVSEEQLVCCICLDVFTDPVSTPCGHNFCKKCLGGYWDNSDYCHCPLCNKSFENRPDLSVNTFISETAAQFRKSAELNASSSAEDSTSKLTKVLCDACTGVKKKAVKSCLNCGASYCGSHLEPHKNIQILQKHKLTDPVENLQDYICKKHERPLELFCRDDQTCVCLFCTEGDHKTHNTVPIEEASGELEAQREKIQTLVQKMIQDRLEKTDKIKHSVELSKKSTDDKTASAAELFTALIRSIERSQAELLDVMEEKQKAAERQAEDLIKELEQEITELQIKDMELDQLSNVKNNLQKFQIYPSLCTPPHTNNWADIRLNTHSSEEILRRSFSQLRTTLSDEIVKEIQKLKQRRQQRETDWGVLLLIILLFAFLGVFQSCNLWLLFYAVDVTLDPDTANNYLIVSADGKQVSYSGTWLNVPYKPKRFESDPYVLAREGFSSGRFYYEVQVSGKTDWDVGVARESIDRAWRVYPNAKDGTWTVRLRNGNKFYACAGSCVVLSLKQKPQKVGVFVDYEEGLVSFYDVEDSGQRSPIYSFTGQSFTKTLYPFFCPGLVYGSKNSAPLIISHVYNGLATLRQFEKYM